In Vitis vinifera cultivar Pinot Noir 40024 chromosome 4, ASM3070453v1, the genomic window ttttttttagttttttttttggaaccacaaccagaatatatatatatatatatatatatatatatatatatatatatatatatatatatatatatatatatatatatatatatatatatatatcttccttgtttattttttcagaaaaaaatattcttcttcctcgaaaaataaacaaaaataaatgaataaaagctAGAAGAAAATAGCCTAATAAGGTTCTGAtaccaatgatgaaaaataaggcTTCTCGGTTACTTTTGAAATGCCCAATATCCAAATTAGTTGTTTCACTAACCAATTTTCTCGTCTCAAGTCATAAATGGAACTACAAATATGAGAACCATTCTTTTCTCACAGCACAAAAGCATTGACCTTCATTTTCATGGAGAAAAACACGAATAACTTTAAGAGAGtttcttaaaaaagaataattgtattctttcttttgtttcacGAGGAGAGAAGAAAACATATTTCTTCACTTTTGTTTTCAGATAGAGAGAGACAAAAAATCgtattctttctctctctagttttCATGGAGAGAGAATTCTCACAAAGAGAGAGTTTTcacaaagagaaaaacaaaactttttttttttttaatagtagtAGTTTCTGGGTAGTTTTAAAACTCCCAGAACCTGCTCACCTTATTTCTCCCATTTATTGGGTTGGGTTGAGTCAACCCACTTAAGCACCCAAACCCAACTACAACACTGATATATCTATcaaaaccaatattttcatctttgattctacacaagacaaaaaaaaaaaaaaaagacatgataAAACTAAGGCAACTATTTTTGTGTCTCATGGTCAACTTGGAATTAAGTGAGTCTGAATCTCTTCCTTCTAATCCAAAACTTGGTACAGATCTTGAGAATCTCATTGCACTTTGAAAATGGGTAAGGAGTTGCACCTAGCATCCTATTTCTAAGTTCATCTCCTTGTATCATTGAAATATTGCTCATAAATCTTTCACCACTTGTGTTCAAATTTTATTCCAAAGAATGTACAAAAGGTTATGAAAAAtctaaatggaaagaagttaTAACTGATTAGATACTaaaatggaaataattttaatcacATAGAAGTTGCATAGAGGATCCAAGGTATCTAAAAGCAAAAGTTGTATGAAGGATCCAAGGTATTTAAAAGCAACTCCTGGTGATGGTTAATGTTATCTTAGAATAATAATTTGAGAGTTGAAGCCTTCATTGATGTTGATTGGGGAGTGTTACTAATTTTCAATCCACATCTCTTTAGTACATTTATTTGTGGAAATTTGGTAACttagagaaattaaaaattaaaaaaatagtggtGGCTAGATCTAGCATATAAGCTAAGTTTAGAGTTATAACTTAAGGGATATGTAAACTTATGCGGCTAAGGATTCTTATTAAAGAACTACAAGTGAATGTTAAAGAGCCTACGAGACTATATTAGCATTGTTCATAATCCAATACATCATAATCTTATACTACTATAAAAAGCACGAGGTGTTTGTCAACAATTTTATTCCAAAAACACCTTTCATAGATTTAATAATCTTGTAGGCATTCTTACCCAATTGAATATCCAAGCCCATAACTTCCCCAAACAACAACATCTAACAAACCCATTGAAGCCATTGAAGTCACCCTCTCAGCTTCATAAGGCCACAACGCcattagggatggcaacggggcgggttttttcgggtacccgccccgccccgcccctaatgggacggggttgaaatttaataaacgggtttttaacgggtatgagattttttttttaaacccggggcgggttcgggtattgccccatcccgctccgccccgccccgtttacatataaaatcaattttaaaatttaatttaatttaaaatttaaaattaattttattttactatttttaatatatagataataataaaaaattaataaaataagttataaaaaatataataattttattatttataaatatatttattttaatgtaattaaaaattttaaaagcaaatttaaaaaaaaaaaaaaaaaaaaaaggaggctaaacggggcggggcggggcgggtttgggaatttcccatacccgccccgccccgccccgccccgtttaattttttaaacgggACGGGGATGagaattctttttaataaacggggcggggttgggatgggggcgacccgtcccgaacccgccccgttgccattcctaaaCGCCATCATAGATAGTTTCATCTCTCAATCATCCATACCATTGGCCAAATCAGGATAAAAACTTGGGAAAACAAACATGACTTCCATCTCTTTGTCTCTGTttcttataagaaaaaaaatacgtgaaagttattcaatattttatggAGAAAAGACAAATATATACACCATCCATTTCATCTAAAGAACAATTAGCAGCTCTTTTTGTTAAAGGTGTCACAAGCTCTATGTTTGAAAGTATCACTAGCAAGTTAGGTTTAATAAACATCTTTGAACTAACTTGAGGGAGAATGTTGGAATATTGCAACTTGATTTAGGGAATTATACAACTTGAtttaagatattattttttgaatatggCACACCTTTATAtcttgattcaatttttttataccaTCATGCAACAATAAATTTTATCTTGAATCAATActataaagttttaaaataataatcatcatattatttatttatttttattttttatttttatttttattattattattattaaatagaaGGTTGGGTCCACAGTATTCCAAAAATTTTACGGGCGTCCATAGCCTCCCACTTGGACATTGCTCGCATATCTTCCACACATTTTCAAACGAAAATGACCAAAACACCCCCGCATTTcgaaaaatatcccaaaatattcCATTATCTGAATGGTAATCCCGTCCTTTCATACCCCAAATTATATGAAGCCCACTTTCTCTCTTCTACCTTTAAAGTCGGTTCCCTTTGAACTCTCCACCACTCTACACTTCGATCCTCGCCAATTCCTTCAAAAGAATCCCTACGGTTCGGTACAATGGCTCTCCGCCTCTCCCTCTCTCCTCCTCCTATTCGCTCCTCCGCCTCCCCATCGTGGGCCGCGCCGCACTCGATCGCGATCTCCTGCTCCTCTTCGTCGTCGGTTGGGGTGTCTGTCCCGACGCAGGAGAAGAGGAGGGCTAGGGTTGTGGTGCGGTCGTCGAGCATCGACACTGCCGAGGCGGTCGTGGGACAGGTGACCGAGGTGAATAAGGACACATTCTGGCCTATAGTCAAGGCCGCCGGGGACAAGGCCGTCGTTCTCGATATGTACACTCAGTGGTATGTGTGTGTGATGAATCCTTTTTTGCTTTGAAAATGTGGAGTGGAAGTGTGAATTGAAGTTGTTCTGGAAGTGATTTTTTCTGATTTGGTGTTTTCTGTTGACTTGGATTCCGAAAATTTTGGGAACTGTTTAGTAGCTTTTCtgctttcaaaaatagaaaatgtttcttttctattttattttatttttaaattcagaAGCGTACATattttggaagtttttttttaaatttttttattttgttttggattCGGAAAACTTGCCTTCTCAGTGATATAGTACAGAATGGAGGTCAAATTTCCGATTCGATTTGCGTTAAGGTAGTGTTTTTGggaaaatttaattacaaagtAGTAATTTCTTTACTGGGTTGAGTTAATTGAATGCAGAATGCAAATAGTGGTTAGGTTTCTGTTTGAAGGTGTAGTTTCTGGTGGAATTCAATACTTTGTGATTGATTAGATACTAAAATGGAAACAATTTTATTTGGTGTTGATTGTTAAAACTACATGAATACCGTGTAGACTGTAGAGTGAAGCATATTTGATTGTGGATCAAGAAACCCATGGTTAATTTTGAGGAATGGGCACAATCTCGGTTCCCATTATCCCTTGTCTTGCTTTAGGGTATTTCATCCTTGCAGGGTACTTCTCTTGATATATTTTGCCTTCAGGACGTCTATCTCACTCTTTCACAGTGCCTAGCTCTAAGACTAGGGGAAGAAGGCATAGAAGGGTATGATCCACTCATTGATTGTTGGGCAGAAATGATTCTATCATTTCTGTATCTGCAATTCAATATACATGAGATATATACCACACATATATGCTTCCCTTCTTCTCATCTTTCTCATACAATTTGTGAATACTCCTGTTGTCAACTCCTACAGCTTGCTAGCATATCGCATATCGGACATGAAAGAATCAAACCTCTCCATAAGCGTACGGATGGTAAGGTAACAAGTAAACCAATTACTATCGAAATTATGACCAAAATGGGAAGCCTTAGGTGAAAAACCATAATACGCCCTGAGGAATTCCTACCAGCAGACTTCCCTGTAGGTGCTCCATTTTATTTTCCCATTGAGGCCGAACCTAAACCTGTGCTCAAGAGATAGCTGTCCATACGCTAATAAGGGAGGTGATCCAGCCGCACCTTCCAGTACGGATACCTTTTTACGACTTCACTCTAGTCACTAGCCCTGCCTTCGGCATCCCCCTCCTTGCGGTTAAGGTAACGACTTTGGGCATGGCCAGCTCCCATTGTGTGACGGGCGGTGTGTACAAGGCCCTTGAGGATTTGTTCTATGTTAGGatttttaggattgaatttTGGTTTGCCTGGCTTTTGAGGAATGAGCTTTGTTTTAGCTTCTTTGATTTTGTGTATGAAGAATGAGTGCTCTTAACCTGTTTGTGGAGTTGATTCCAAGTTCTCTGAGCCCAATTCTATTAGCATTTTGGTTGATCATGGGTACCATTCATTATCATCCCTTGAATTGGTGGGTTTAGTCATGACCTATGCTTGATTACTAttcgttttattattattttattcacttCACCAGTCTAGGTTGGGTTTAGAATCCTGGTTTTTGATTGGGTGAAGAAGACTTGACCTTTTATCAATACCAATGGACTACCTCacgtttaattattattattttattttatattctgtttacttatatttttcttgattttcttacTAAAGTAgtgaatttatttcaaaatcttattagaaACACAATAGGGGTATACAATCTTCGTTGTATTTGGTATATAGATGGAAGACCAAACTTGTAAACATTATATGACATTTACTTATCTTCTGGGAAACAATTAGTTGTGGTCCCACTTTCACTGGCAGTGTATGTTGTAGTATCTGTGTCCCAAAATGTTAGTTGTCACAAGTGGACTAATATGTGGTGGCCAGCAAGTTTTGGGGATATTTTTGATACCGCATTTGTCTTATTTTTGTCTTGAAAGTCTTTGGACTCCATAGGATCTTGGAGAATTTAAAGGAGAGTAGTACAGAAAGAAAATATGGgggaaaacagaggaaagacaAAGTGAAGGAAAACAGAATAAGTTTAAATTCAATACATGTTTTCTCACATGttgctttaaatttatttttatcctttcatcttctatataaatattgaaaatgctttaactttttaagaaaatttcattatatttgatttttcttaatatttttcacgGTAAGCCAAATATAGAATTTGAGATTCCTTCCTTAGTACTTTCGTGGTCCACATGGAgccttaaaatattaaaattatgaattgtGATGATCTTTCTTCTCCTTATCAAAATTTGGAGAAACCTTGTGGTttgcaactccattttgttggttTTGTAGTACCTGCCTCTAGGCTTCATAGATTAGAGATTATTTTACATCAATTGTACTCAACTGGTGACTGGTTAACAAATTGTTTCATGTTGTTAGTTTTTGGACTCTTATCACTATATGCTCTGTACTTCTTTCCCTTGAGTTTTTATACTAATTTACTTATTCACCATCCTAAGGCTCCTAAGAGTTGACTTGTGCTGTTTCATTCTCCTGGAAATTTGGCGTCCTCTTAGTAATCTATGTAGTTGTTGGGTTCAGTCTTACCATTTTCAGTTTCACACACATAAGAAGTGGTTTGTTATGTTTATGGAAATGTCACTGAGATGGAATGACATCTGAAGTACTGATGCCCATTGAATCGTGTTTTGGCGTCCTAATTCTGGTCCCCATAATTGAAGGTTGAAAATAATGACTGAAGTGTCTGTTTCCCCCACAGTCAAGATTCAGATAGCTAGTTGTGTTTTCCAACTTCTTTCAACTTTTTGTACGTATATTCTTCCCAGATTTGTAAGTATTTAATCATTGTGATGGTTTGAATGGATGTGTAGGCAAATGCATCAGAGACTGGACCACTCTTTGAGTGAGATATATCTCATATGCAGAAAAATAAATCATCTGTATTTTTTCTGGAACTAAATTGAGTTAGATTTCACCCAATATACTAGGGCATAATTCCTATCTTGATAGGATTTAAAATTCATTGGGGTTCATTAAGTGCCATTTGAATTTACAGCACTATGATCCAACAATCTAGCTACCTTGGATCATTTGCTGGCCAACACCATAGGAAATAGATTATATGTCAACTTTTTTATTGGGTATAAATTTCTGTTTGTAGGGATGGTAACCGTGAACATTCCAGATGGGTAGGAATAGAAATTTCTGACACTTTAGCTTTGTAGTCTTTTAAAGCTATGTAGGCTTTGGTCAATATCGAACAATATCAACATGGAAGGAATATGACACTCATGGTAAAACTGTTTAGGtgcataaaaaaattgatcaaatagaATGATTTCTTCTATGTGAATGCTGTTGGATCTGTTGATTTTGATAGCGAATGGTGAACTCATCCTCAATCTGGACAAATGGAGATAGTACATGATTTTGTTGACAAGCTCAATTAAAACAAACTTTAGACTTCATATTTACTAGTGGAAATGAGTCATATACCCAAGAACTGCCAATGCGACTTGTAATGCAACTCATCTGTTGatccaattttttttggtaCATTATTTACCTGATGTCATATTGTTGCTTAAATTCTTCAGGTGTGGTCCCTGCAAAGTGATGGCTCCAAAATTCCAAGAATTGTCTGGGAAGTATCTTGACGTTGTCTTTCTAAAGCTGGACTGCAACCAAGACAACAAGGTCTGTAATCTTTTACCTGATCCCAATTCCCTGATACAAATGCACGAGCTCACACTGATTCATCTGAGAACTGTTGGCAGACTTTGGCAAAGGAGCTGGGAATCAGGGTGGTTCCTACCTTCAAGATCCTGAAGGACAGCAAGATCGTAAAGGAAGTTACAGGGGCCAAATTAGACGATTTGGTTGTCGCCATAGAGACTGTTAGATCAAGTTAGAGAGCTCAATTCTATCTTGTTACTCCTGTAAAGATCCATGAAAATGTAAGAGCTAATATCCCAC contains:
- the LOC100261565 gene encoding thioredoxin F-type, chloroplastic produces the protein MALRLSLSPPPIRSSASPSWAAPHSIAISCSSSSSVGVSVPTQEKRRARVVVRSSSIDTAEAVVGQVTEVNKDTFWPIVKAAGDKAVVLDMYTQWCGPCKVMAPKFQELSGKYLDVVFLKLDCNQDNKTLAKELGIRVVPTFKILKDSKIVKEVTGAKLDDLVVAIETVRSS